ACCTCTCGATCAGGCGAGGGGAAACGCTGGCGATCGTCGGCGAAAGCGGATCCGGCAAATCGACGCTTGGATCGCTGATGATCGATGCCGTGCAGGACCCCGGACAGACGACCGGAGACGTTCGCTACTATCCCGAGAGTGGAAGTGACCCGATTAACGTGCTGGAACTGAACGAACGCCAACAGAAACGAATTCGGTGGGAAGAAATCTCGATGGTCTCGCAGGCGGCAACGAACGCATTCAACCCGACGATACCGATCAAGAGGCACTTCACGGACACTTTTGCAGCACACGACGTTCCCAGAGAGACGGGGCTCGAACGGGCGCGGGAAATTCTCTCGGATCTCGGCCTCGACCCTGACCGAATCCTCGACGCCTATCAGCACGAACTCAGCGGCGGACAGAAGCAACGAACACAGCTCGCGTTGAGTCTGGTCCTCGATCCGGAGATTGTCATCCTTGACGAACCGACGTCGGGGCTGGATCTCATCGTTCAACGGAACTTCCTCAGCCTCATTTACGAAATCAAAGAGGAGTACGAACTTACGCTGGTTCTCATCAGCCACGATATACCGGTCGTCTCGGGAATCGCAGACCGGATCGCGGTCATGTACGCCTTCGATATCGTCGAATCTGGGGATGCCCGTGAGATACTGCTCGAACCCGAACACCCGTATACACGACTGATGGCACAGTCATCCCTCGGAATGGACAGGGCTGCTGACGAAATCAGAACCATAGAGGGTGATCCGCCGGACTCCATCAACGTGCCGTCCGGGTGCCCGTTTCACCCGCGGTGTCCGCTCGCGGACGATCGATGCGAAGTCGAAGAGCCCGAACTTCGCGGGTCCGAACAGGGGGATCACGAAGTCGCCTGTTTCTATCCGACCGAGGCAGTCGAGTCGATTCCCCACTTCGTGGCTGATACGGGAGGTGAATCGCGGTGAGTTCCGCGACCGACTCTCCGTTGCTCGCTCTCGATAGCGTCGAGGTCCACTTCACTGACGAAACGGCCCTCATGGAGGCCATTCCAGAACGTATCAAGGAACGGTTCGGCTGGAACGAGCAGCCAGTGCGAGCCGTCGACGACGTTTCCCTCGATATCGAGGACGGAGACGTGCTGGCCATAATCGGAGAGAGCGGGAGTGGGAAAACCACGCTGGGGAAAACGGCGATCGGTCTCGAAGAGCCGACGAGCGGCTCCGTGAAGTACCGAGGCTACGACGTTCAAGAACTCGAAGACCGGCGCCGCATCGACGACGTCGACTATCGGGATGTACGGAAGAACCTCCAGATCATTCACCAGGACTCAGACGCATCACTTAATCCGTATCGGACCGTGATGACGTCCTTGAAAGAGCCGTTGCGGCGGTACAATCCCGAGTTGACGCACGCCGATTGTCGCCGGCGGATCCTCGAAATCTTTAACGTCGTTGGCCTCACGCCGGCC
Above is a genomic segment from Natribaculum luteum containing:
- a CDS encoding ABC transporter ATP-binding protein translates to MNDVNLSIRRGETLAIVGESGSGKSTLGSLMIDAVQDPGQTTGDVRYYPESGSDPINVLELNERQQKRIRWEEISMVSQAATNAFNPTIPIKRHFTDTFAAHDVPRETGLERAREILSDLGLDPDRILDAYQHELSGGQKQRTQLALSLVLDPEIVILDEPTSGLDLIVQRNFLSLIYEIKEEYELTLVLISHDIPVVSGIADRIAVMYAFDIVESGDAREILLEPEHPYTRLMAQSSLGMDRAADEIRTIEGDPPDSINVPSGCPFHPRCPLADDRCEVEEPELRGSEQGDHEVACFYPTEAVESIPHFVADTGGESR